One region of Bactrocera neohumeralis isolate Rockhampton chromosome 5, APGP_CSIRO_Bneo_wtdbg2-racon-allhic-juicebox.fasta_v2, whole genome shotgun sequence genomic DNA includes:
- the LOC126758005 gene encoding MICAL-like protein 1 isoform X2, with amino-acid sequence MGERRGTKALELWCRRMTEGYPGVKIDNMTTSWRDGLAFCAMIHHFRPDLIEFDKLNKADVYYNNELAFTTAEKYLGIPALLDAVDMATYEVPDRLSILTYLSQFYQVFAAQDSPNRLKRPSPAASAEKTQITKAAGPPPKMAHVVGVPKRDPCQKCQLPVFLAERLLVGKKVYHRTCLKCARCGSQLTPGSFYETEVDGEYCCETCPDEEVQLNATGASGEDLAVGGVQLRQTSAGQTPTSSSLSAALPKNVRSSIADRLAFFEQTKKDASAGASGSSEAATSSKFLLQKSVSDEEKSKSLQRMEAPTTSTYKMNSALSSFLNDTIDGEGDDGESLTHTAESKSGNETQMETSDTENDTDAETSLEDVAPALPKTQPPKVTPAGSDTEKEKAQQTSEDNRRFTATAQLQLATTSKDAQKTASVESSKQTATPSGSSTGTPIAKKRTHVELNLTTTKTVEDTTAAPSPAHAEQQADNANNNDQHKNLLKRNATDTPEQTAQTSLTATNNLDLSEPNSNEDVTKDQNADTNVIAATTAAKTTTSSAEKLETLRANLRELDTESGTENMDTSVEKPVEMRIKSLESPEDVATTERLSVVRARLQQFEVIANKRNNNANEEKQADNDTRNDNNTTLNTEDKLSEPETDNTNIDSDKKLMNAGPEVANKTVAPVITPPATPTSNAISANESLTKVNLEDEAKLRAMETEKADKIETKAKEIKESLANEVPLETETVKDNNLVLDAEELEQKTPAAAPRIEISVVETSEDATMEDTASKLDMSSTVDVPKAVEDASSKVNDTTTTIEKQLATTPSKVSTEAYPEDLNPFKSEDEDDDDNCVANKENLQKEQVTLRTPQPRGGASAVTKSAEKAQNLNPFDSSDDEIELEKSSSRNSTAASTPTGGKVPPPRPPPPRISRNPFGEEADEEAAAQFSRRSSLSSSLTKKTPVPTPRTNIDYYGSANSLGSTPQSLQRNTDVRGSNNSLTSSAGGTIRSRKSRKAPAPPTPLAKELFPTATPPPPSPLVTSVSANTTSDRQTDSSKTSTPSSSTVGTPKLGRKKRPAPAPPKPARLDPSLLPTDPPAAAATQHTNGTAPKNSFNYPLQSETSDSKLSDEEKALLEGNKQLSMDSMRSTISADDELCTSHESRRSSRRLIPLDASLLLDDDDEHLNADANADADGSGKCDDAKQKQQLLRYSEQEETNVVYRRVIVPPSLETPTRETNPLLDSGSHDRQLEKMKDNKEAQNRNRQSQISASSGAEDCDITSTPYNKSAHGKWKRRKGPAPALPIPPRKVLQMLPLQEIRHELDIIEVQQQGLEKQGVILEKMIRDRCEGQNGELLGASAAVEDATDGKKPSTSGGAEGVQNSKEVEDLILQLFELVNEKNELFRRQAELMYLRRQHRLEQEQADLEYEIRVLMAQPERNKTDSDKAREETLIARLVEVVQLRNEVVECLEMDRLREAEEDLSIKQRLELHTAQREEDTDSRKITAKLSKKEKKKQKESKKLSKSKKIDADKDADESELNMDKQKLKKKKKKFLF; translated from the exons ATGGCGCACGTTGTCGGCGTACCCAAACGAGATCCGTGCCAAAAATGTCAATTGCCTGTGTTCCTCGCCGAACGCCTATTGGTCGGCAAGAAAGTCTATCATCGCACGTGTTTGAAATGTGCGCGCTGCGGCTCACAACTGACACCAGGCAGCTTCTATGAGACCGAGGTGGATGGTGAATACTGTTGTGAGACATGCCCGGACGAGGAGGTGCAATTGAATGCCACCGGCGCTAGCGGTGAGGATCTAGCCGTCGGTGGTGTGCAATTGCGGCAGACAAGTGCAGGGCAAACACCAACGAGCAGCAGTCTCAGTGCAGCGTTGCCGAAGAACGTGCGCAGCTCCATAGCCGACCGTTTGGCATTCTTCGAGCAAACGAAGAAGGATGCTAGCGCCGGTGCCAGTGGTAGCAGTGAAGCAGCAACGAGCAGTAAATTTTTGCTACAGAAAAGCGTGTCGGACGAAGAGAAAAGCAAGAGTCTGCAACGCATGGAAGCGCCAACAACATCGACGTACAAAATGAACAGCGCGCTTAGTAGCTTTCTCAATGACACCATCGATGGTGAGGGCGATGACGGCGAGAGTCTAACCCATACGGCGGAGAGTAAATCGGGCAACGAGACACAAATGGAGACTTCCGATACCGAAAATGATACGGACGCCGAGACAAGTTTGGAAGACGTAGCGCCAGCATTGCCCAAGACACAGCCGCCAAAGGTCACACCAGCGGGTAGTGATACTGAGAAAGAGAAAGCACAGCAAACCAGCGAAGATAATAGAAGATTCACAGCTACTGCACAACTACAACTGGCAACAACAAGCAAGGATGCGCAGAAGACAGCAAGCGTTGAGTCTTCTAAACAGACAGCAACACCAAGTGGCAGCAGCACTGGCACACCCATCGCGAAGAAGAGAACACATGTGGAGCTGAATttgactacaacaaaaacagtggAAGACACAACCGCAGCCCCTTCTCCAGCACACGCCGAGCAACAAGCGGATAATGCCAACAACAATGACCAACACAAGAACCTTTTGAAGCGCAACGCTACAGATACGCCAGAACAAACAGCGCAAACAAGcctaacagcaacaaataacTTAGATTTAAGTGAACCTAATTCTAATGAAGATGTTACCAAAGACCAAAATGCAGATACAAACGTAATTgcggcaacaacagcagcaaaaaccACTACATCCTCTGCTGAGAAGCTCGAAACACTGCGTGCCAACCTCCGGGAATTGGACACGGAGAGCGGCACAGAGAATATGGATACGTCCGTGGAGAAGCCTGTTGAAATGCGCATAAAGTCACTGGAGTCGCCGGAGGATGTGGCAACCACCGAACGGCTCAGTGTGGTGCGTGCGCGTCTGCAACAATTCGAAGTAATTGCAAACAAACGTAATAATAACGCTAATGAAGAGAAGCAAGCCGATAATGATACGCGTAATGATAATAATACAACACTAAACACTGAAGATAAGCTAAGTGAACCTGAAACCGATAATACTAATATTGATAGCGATAAGAAATTAATGAATGCGGGCCCAGAGGTGGCCAACAAAACGGTTGCGCCTGTTATCACGCCACCAGCCACGCCCACAAGCAACGCAATAAGTGCAAATGAAAGTTTGACTAAAGTAAATCTCGAAGACGAAGCGAAATTACGAGCAATGGAAACGGAGAAGGCTGACAAAATCGAAACTAAAGCAAAAGAAATCAAGGAATCGCTTGCGAATGAAGTGCCCTTAGAAACGGAGACAGTAAAAGACAATAATTTAGTATTAGACGCCGAGGAGTTGGAACAAAAAACACCAGCAGCAGCACCGCGTATAGAAATAAGCGTAGTAGAGACCAGTGAAGATGCCACAATGGAGGATACAGCATCAAAACTGGATATGTCAAGCACGGTTGACGTCCCCAAAGCAGTGGAGGACGCGTCCAGTAAAGTCAAcgacactacaacaacaatagaaaagCAATTGGCAACTACACCCAGCAAAGTTAGCACCGAAGCATATCCCGAAGACTTGAATCCATTCAAATCCGAAGACGAAGACGACGACGACAACTGCGTTGCGAACAAGGAAAATCTACAAAAAGAACAAGTAACATTGAGAACACCGCAACCACGTGGCGGTGCCAGCGCAGTCACCAAATCAGCGGAGAAAGCGCAAAATCTCAATCCTTTTGATAGCTCCGATGACGAGATCGAACTGGAGAAGTCATCATCGCGCAACTCCACGGCCGCCTCGACACCCACAGGCGGCAAAGTACCGCCACCACGTCCACCACCACCGCGCATATCGCGCAATCCGTTCGGCGAAGAGGCTGATGAGGAGGCCGCGGCGCAATTTTCACGTCGTTCCAGCTTGTCGTCATCGCTGACGAAGAAGACGCCAGTACCCACGCCGCGCACCAATAT CGATTACTATGGCAGCGCCAATTCGCTCGGCAGCACACCGCAGAGCCTGCAACGCAACACGGATGTGCGCGGCTCCAATAACTCACTAACTTCGTCCGCGGGTGGCACAATACGTTCGCGTAAATCACGTAAAGCGCCCGCGCCGCCCACGCCGCTCGCCAAGGAATTATTCCCAACAGccacaccaccaccaccatcgcCCTTGGTTACGAGCGTCAGCGCCAACACCACCAGCGATCGTCAGACCGACAGCTCCAAAACATCCACACCCAGTTCCAGCACTGTCGGCACACCGAAGTTGGGTCGTAAGAAACGACCCGCGCCAGCTCCACCAAAGCCCGCGCGTCTCGATCCCAGTTTACTACCCACAGATccgccagcagcagcagcaacacagCACACAAATGGTACGGCGCCAAAAAACTCGTTTAATTACCCTCTGCAAAGTGAAACATCCGACTCGAAGCTATCCGACGAAGAGAAAGCTTTGTTGGAGGGTAACAAACAGTTGTCCATGGACAGCATGCGGTCGACGATAAGCGCCGACGATGAGTTATGCACGAGCCACGAAAGTCGGCGCAGCTCACGTCGTCTCATACCGCTCGATGCGAGCCTCTTGCTGGATGATGATGACGAACACTTGAATGCGGACGCCAACGCGGATGCCGACGGCAGCGGCAAGTGTGATGATGCGAAACAGAAGCAACAGCTATTGCGTTATAGCGAGCAAGAGGAGACAAATGTCGTGTATCGACGTGTGATTGTGCCGCCCAGCCTGGAGACGCCGACACGCGAGACGAATCCACTGCTCGACAGCGGCTCGCACGATCGTCAATTGGAGAAAATGAAAGATAACAAAGAGGCGCAGAATCGCAATCGGCAATCACAAATATCCGCTTCATCCGGCGCCGAGGACTGCGACATCACTTCGACGCCCTACAACAAATCAGCGCATGGCAAATGGAAGCGTCGCAAAGGTCCAGCCCCGGCGCTGCCCATACCGCCGCGTAAGGTGTTGCAAATGTTGCCGCTGCAAGAGATACGTCACGAATTGGACATCATTGAAGTGCAGCAACAGGGGCTCGAGAAGCAAGGCGTTATTTTGGAGAAAATGATACGCGATCGCTGTGAGGGTCAAAATGGTGAGCTCTTGGGCGCCAGCGCCGCAGTGGAGGATGCAACCGACGGCAAGAAGCCGAGCACAAGTGGCGGCGCGGAAGGTGTGCAGAACTCGAAGGAGGTCGAGGATCTCATATTGCAGTTGTTCGAGCTGGTCAACGAGAAGAACGAACTGTTTCGTCGACAAGCCGAACTCATGTACCT ACGCCGCCAGCATCGCTTGGAACAGGAGCAAGCCGATTTGGAGTATGAAATTCGCGTGCTGATGGCGCAACCGGAACGCAATAAAACCGACTCGGATAAAGCGCGTGAAGAAACGCTCATAGCACGCTTAGTAGAGGTGGTACAGTTGCGCAATGAGGTCGTAGAATGTCTGGAAATGGATCGATTGCGCGAAGCGGAGGAAGATTTG AGCATTAAACAACGCTTAGAACTGCATACCGCGCAGCGTGAAGAAGACACCGACTCGCGGAAAATCACAGCAAAACTTTCCaaaaaggaaaagaagaagcagaaggAATCGAAAAAGCTGAGCaaaagcaagaaaatcgatGCGGACAAG gacGCTGATGAATCCGAACTAAATATGGATAAGCAGaaattgaagaagaagaagaagaaatttctCTTTTAA
- the LOC126758005 gene encoding MICAL-like protein 1 isoform X1 — protein MGERRGTKALELWCRRMTEGYPGVKIDNMTTSWRDGLAFCAMIHHFRPDLIEFDKLNKADVYYNNELAFTTAEKYLGIPALLDAVDMATYEVPDRLSILTYLSQFYQVFAAQDSPNRLKRPSPAASAEKTQITKAAGPPPKMAHVVGVPKRDPCQKCQLPVFLAERLLVGKKVYHRTCLKCARCGSQLTPGSFYETEVDGEYCCETCPDEEVQLNATGASGEDLAVGGVQLRQTSAGQTPTSSSLSAALPKNVRSSIADRLAFFEQTKKDASAGASGSSEAATSSKFLLQKSVSDEEKSKSLQRMEAPTTSTYKMNSALSSFLNDTIDGEGDDGESLTHTAESKSGNETQMETSDTENDTDAETSLEDVAPALPKTQPPKVTPAGSDTEKEKAQQTSEDNRRFTATAQLQLATTSKDAQKTASVESSKQTATPSGSSTGTPIAKKRTHVELNLTTTKTVEDTTAAPSPAHAEQQADNANNNDQHKNLLKRNATDTPEQTAQTSLTATNNLDLSEPNSNEDVTKDQNADTNVIAATTAAKTTTSSAEKLETLRANLRELDTESGTENMDTSVEKPVEMRIKSLESPEDVATTERLSVVRARLQQFEVIANKRNNNANEEKQADNDTRNDNNTTLNTEDKLSEPETDNTNIDSDKKLMNAGPEVANKTVAPVITPPATPTSNAISANESLTKVNLEDEAKLRAMETEKADKIETKAKEIKESLANEVPLETETVKDNNLVLDAEELEQKTPAAAPRIEISVVETSEDATMEDTASKLDMSSTVDVPKAVEDASSKVNDTTTTIEKQLATTPSKVSTEAYPEDLNPFKSEDEDDDDNCVANKENLQKEQVTLRTPQPRGGASAVTKSAEKAQNLNPFDSSDDEIELEKSSSRNSTAASTPTGGKVPPPRPPPPRISRNPFGEEADEEAAAQFSRRSSLSSSLTKKTPVPTPRTNISQSQNPTPEPTPRLSNKSAQSISPYILQNSSDYYGSANSLGSTPQSLQRNTDVRGSNNSLTSSAGGTIRSRKSRKAPAPPTPLAKELFPTATPPPPSPLVTSVSANTTSDRQTDSSKTSTPSSSTVGTPKLGRKKRPAPAPPKPARLDPSLLPTDPPAAAATQHTNGTAPKNSFNYPLQSETSDSKLSDEEKALLEGNKQLSMDSMRSTISADDELCTSHESRRSSRRLIPLDASLLLDDDDEHLNADANADADGSGKCDDAKQKQQLLRYSEQEETNVVYRRVIVPPSLETPTRETNPLLDSGSHDRQLEKMKDNKEAQNRNRQSQISASSGAEDCDITSTPYNKSAHGKWKRRKGPAPALPIPPRKVLQMLPLQEIRHELDIIEVQQQGLEKQGVILEKMIRDRCEGQNGELLGASAAVEDATDGKKPSTSGGAEGVQNSKEVEDLILQLFELVNEKNELFRRQAELMYLRRQHRLEQEQADLEYEIRVLMAQPERNKTDSDKAREETLIARLVEVVQLRNEVVECLEMDRLREAEEDLSIKQRLELHTAQREEDTDSRKITAKLSKKEKKKQKESKKLSKSKKIDADKDADESELNMDKQKLKKKKKKFLF, from the exons ATGGCGCACGTTGTCGGCGTACCCAAACGAGATCCGTGCCAAAAATGTCAATTGCCTGTGTTCCTCGCCGAACGCCTATTGGTCGGCAAGAAAGTCTATCATCGCACGTGTTTGAAATGTGCGCGCTGCGGCTCACAACTGACACCAGGCAGCTTCTATGAGACCGAGGTGGATGGTGAATACTGTTGTGAGACATGCCCGGACGAGGAGGTGCAATTGAATGCCACCGGCGCTAGCGGTGAGGATCTAGCCGTCGGTGGTGTGCAATTGCGGCAGACAAGTGCAGGGCAAACACCAACGAGCAGCAGTCTCAGTGCAGCGTTGCCGAAGAACGTGCGCAGCTCCATAGCCGACCGTTTGGCATTCTTCGAGCAAACGAAGAAGGATGCTAGCGCCGGTGCCAGTGGTAGCAGTGAAGCAGCAACGAGCAGTAAATTTTTGCTACAGAAAAGCGTGTCGGACGAAGAGAAAAGCAAGAGTCTGCAACGCATGGAAGCGCCAACAACATCGACGTACAAAATGAACAGCGCGCTTAGTAGCTTTCTCAATGACACCATCGATGGTGAGGGCGATGACGGCGAGAGTCTAACCCATACGGCGGAGAGTAAATCGGGCAACGAGACACAAATGGAGACTTCCGATACCGAAAATGATACGGACGCCGAGACAAGTTTGGAAGACGTAGCGCCAGCATTGCCCAAGACACAGCCGCCAAAGGTCACACCAGCGGGTAGTGATACTGAGAAAGAGAAAGCACAGCAAACCAGCGAAGATAATAGAAGATTCACAGCTACTGCACAACTACAACTGGCAACAACAAGCAAGGATGCGCAGAAGACAGCAAGCGTTGAGTCTTCTAAACAGACAGCAACACCAAGTGGCAGCAGCACTGGCACACCCATCGCGAAGAAGAGAACACATGTGGAGCTGAATttgactacaacaaaaacagtggAAGACACAACCGCAGCCCCTTCTCCAGCACACGCCGAGCAACAAGCGGATAATGCCAACAACAATGACCAACACAAGAACCTTTTGAAGCGCAACGCTACAGATACGCCAGAACAAACAGCGCAAACAAGcctaacagcaacaaataacTTAGATTTAAGTGAACCTAATTCTAATGAAGATGTTACCAAAGACCAAAATGCAGATACAAACGTAATTgcggcaacaacagcagcaaaaaccACTACATCCTCTGCTGAGAAGCTCGAAACACTGCGTGCCAACCTCCGGGAATTGGACACGGAGAGCGGCACAGAGAATATGGATACGTCCGTGGAGAAGCCTGTTGAAATGCGCATAAAGTCACTGGAGTCGCCGGAGGATGTGGCAACCACCGAACGGCTCAGTGTGGTGCGTGCGCGTCTGCAACAATTCGAAGTAATTGCAAACAAACGTAATAATAACGCTAATGAAGAGAAGCAAGCCGATAATGATACGCGTAATGATAATAATACAACACTAAACACTGAAGATAAGCTAAGTGAACCTGAAACCGATAATACTAATATTGATAGCGATAAGAAATTAATGAATGCGGGCCCAGAGGTGGCCAACAAAACGGTTGCGCCTGTTATCACGCCACCAGCCACGCCCACAAGCAACGCAATAAGTGCAAATGAAAGTTTGACTAAAGTAAATCTCGAAGACGAAGCGAAATTACGAGCAATGGAAACGGAGAAGGCTGACAAAATCGAAACTAAAGCAAAAGAAATCAAGGAATCGCTTGCGAATGAAGTGCCCTTAGAAACGGAGACAGTAAAAGACAATAATTTAGTATTAGACGCCGAGGAGTTGGAACAAAAAACACCAGCAGCAGCACCGCGTATAGAAATAAGCGTAGTAGAGACCAGTGAAGATGCCACAATGGAGGATACAGCATCAAAACTGGATATGTCAAGCACGGTTGACGTCCCCAAAGCAGTGGAGGACGCGTCCAGTAAAGTCAAcgacactacaacaacaatagaaaagCAATTGGCAACTACACCCAGCAAAGTTAGCACCGAAGCATATCCCGAAGACTTGAATCCATTCAAATCCGAAGACGAAGACGACGACGACAACTGCGTTGCGAACAAGGAAAATCTACAAAAAGAACAAGTAACATTGAGAACACCGCAACCACGTGGCGGTGCCAGCGCAGTCACCAAATCAGCGGAGAAAGCGCAAAATCTCAATCCTTTTGATAGCTCCGATGACGAGATCGAACTGGAGAAGTCATCATCGCGCAACTCCACGGCCGCCTCGACACCCACAGGCGGCAAAGTACCGCCACCACGTCCACCACCACCGCGCATATCGCGCAATCCGTTCGGCGAAGAGGCTGATGAGGAGGCCGCGGCGCAATTTTCACGTCGTTCCAGCTTGTCGTCATCGCTGACGAAGAAGACGCCAGTACCCACGCCGCGCACCAATAT ATCACAATCACAAAATCCCACACCGGAACCCACGCCACGCCTCAGCAACAAATCCGCACAGTCCATCTCACCGTACATTCTGCAAAATTCCAGCGATTACTATGGCAGCGCCAATTCGCTCGGCAGCACACCGCAGAGCCTGCAACGCAACACGGATGTGCGCGGCTCCAATAACTCACTAACTTCGTCCGCGGGTGGCACAATACGTTCGCGTAAATCACGTAAAGCGCCCGCGCCGCCCACGCCGCTCGCCAAGGAATTATTCCCAACAGccacaccaccaccaccatcgcCCTTGGTTACGAGCGTCAGCGCCAACACCACCAGCGATCGTCAGACCGACAGCTCCAAAACATCCACACCCAGTTCCAGCACTGTCGGCACACCGAAGTTGGGTCGTAAGAAACGACCCGCGCCAGCTCCACCAAAGCCCGCGCGTCTCGATCCCAGTTTACTACCCACAGATccgccagcagcagcagcaacacagCACACAAATGGTACGGCGCCAAAAAACTCGTTTAATTACCCTCTGCAAAGTGAAACATCCGACTCGAAGCTATCCGACGAAGAGAAAGCTTTGTTGGAGGGTAACAAACAGTTGTCCATGGACAGCATGCGGTCGACGATAAGCGCCGACGATGAGTTATGCACGAGCCACGAAAGTCGGCGCAGCTCACGTCGTCTCATACCGCTCGATGCGAGCCTCTTGCTGGATGATGATGACGAACACTTGAATGCGGACGCCAACGCGGATGCCGACGGCAGCGGCAAGTGTGATGATGCGAAACAGAAGCAACAGCTATTGCGTTATAGCGAGCAAGAGGAGACAAATGTCGTGTATCGACGTGTGATTGTGCCGCCCAGCCTGGAGACGCCGACACGCGAGACGAATCCACTGCTCGACAGCGGCTCGCACGATCGTCAATTGGAGAAAATGAAAGATAACAAAGAGGCGCAGAATCGCAATCGGCAATCACAAATATCCGCTTCATCCGGCGCCGAGGACTGCGACATCACTTCGACGCCCTACAACAAATCAGCGCATGGCAAATGGAAGCGTCGCAAAGGTCCAGCCCCGGCGCTGCCCATACCGCCGCGTAAGGTGTTGCAAATGTTGCCGCTGCAAGAGATACGTCACGAATTGGACATCATTGAAGTGCAGCAACAGGGGCTCGAGAAGCAAGGCGTTATTTTGGAGAAAATGATACGCGATCGCTGTGAGGGTCAAAATGGTGAGCTCTTGGGCGCCAGCGCCGCAGTGGAGGATGCAACCGACGGCAAGAAGCCGAGCACAAGTGGCGGCGCGGAAGGTGTGCAGAACTCGAAGGAGGTCGAGGATCTCATATTGCAGTTGTTCGAGCTGGTCAACGAGAAGAACGAACTGTTTCGTCGACAAGCCGAACTCATGTACCT ACGCCGCCAGCATCGCTTGGAACAGGAGCAAGCCGATTTGGAGTATGAAATTCGCGTGCTGATGGCGCAACCGGAACGCAATAAAACCGACTCGGATAAAGCGCGTGAAGAAACGCTCATAGCACGCTTAGTAGAGGTGGTACAGTTGCGCAATGAGGTCGTAGAATGTCTGGAAATGGATCGATTGCGCGAAGCGGAGGAAGATTTG AGCATTAAACAACGCTTAGAACTGCATACCGCGCAGCGTGAAGAAGACACCGACTCGCGGAAAATCACAGCAAAACTTTCCaaaaaggaaaagaagaagcagaaggAATCGAAAAAGCTGAGCaaaagcaagaaaatcgatGCGGACAAG gacGCTGATGAATCCGAACTAAATATGGATAAGCAGaaattgaagaagaagaagaagaaatttctCTTTTAA